In Primulina eburnea isolate SZY01 chromosome 3, ASM2296580v1, whole genome shotgun sequence, one DNA window encodes the following:
- the LOC140827360 gene encoding uncharacterized protein: MKENPKRQRSDKCCRFHKDKGHSTKDCFSLRAEIEKLVKKRGYLGDYVDRFHSHQRGNKRPDDNRPSEQQRERVERGKKPEQREENMPTGGIISVITEGPACGDSNNARKNLARAARRDQNSSCLTVTQSINEISKKDEEVFFGEEDLEASRGEHNDALIISATISDFWVKKILVDLGSSAYIIFHGAFQKLGLSNAQLMRVNTPLVGFSGEVCEAVSEIALPISLGSYPQRSTKMMKFLVVRAPSAYNAILGRPSLNLFRAIASTYHMKLKFPTLEGAGEAIGDSRLARECHASILLNAVEIRRRQGPDINSLKGKKQKLEQVSNEKGIHVVDGESNDREKLTATEALKHVQVVPGDPRKTLRIGSDLPIEVENTLTTFLQRNVDTFAWDDEPLPGIPPEYALHHLNVGPQMKPIKQKKRSFGPDKNKHIVDEVEKLIKAKYIRPVSYPEWLATVVLVPKTGGKWRLCIDFTDLNKACPKDLFPLPRIDLLVDSTAGCELLSFLDAHQGYNQIGLAPEDQEKTSFITDRGIYCYEVLPFGLKNARATYQRLVNKMFENLIGKNEYIIIKIQ; this comes from the coding sequence ATGAAAGAAAATCCTAAGCGTCAGAGATCTGACAAATGCTGCCGGTTCCACAAAGATAAAGGTCATTCCACTAAAGATTGTTTCAGCCTCCGGGCCGAGATAGAAAAATTGGTCAAAAAACGAGGATATTTAGGCGACTATGTGGATAGATTCCACAGTCATCAGAGAGGCAACAAGCGCCCTGATGACAACCGCCCGAGCGAGCAGCAGCGAGAACGGGTCGAGAGAGGCAAAAAGCCCGAGCAAAGAGAGGAGAACATGCCCACTGGAGGCATAATATCTGTTATAACCGAGGGGCCCGCCTGTGGTGATTCAAACAATGCAAGGAAAAATCTCGCGCGGGCAGCCAGACGTGATCAAAATTCCTCATGTTTAACTGTAACTCAGTCGATTAACGAGATATCGAAGAAAGATGAAGAAGTGTTTTTCGGAGAAGAGGATTTGGAAGCCTCTCGGGGAGAACACAATGACGCCCTAATAATTTCCGCCACGATTTCTGATTTTTGGGTAAAGAAAATATTGGTGGACTTAGGAAGCTCCGCATATATCATTTTTCATGGGGCATTCCAAAAGTTGGGTCTGAGTAATGCACAATTAATGCGAGTGAATACTCCTCTCGTCGGCTTTTCCGGAGAAGTTTGTGAAGCAGTAAGTGAAATCGCTCTGCCCATATCCTTGGGATCTTACCCGCAACGGAGcacgaaaatgatgaagttctTAGTAGTGAGAGCCCCCTCGGCTTACAACGCGATCCTTGGCCGTCCAAGCCTCAATCTGTTTCGCGCCATTGCATCCACATACCACATGAAGCTGAAATTCCCAACTCTAGAAGGGGCAGGAGAGGCGATTGGAGATAGCAGACTCGCAAGAGAATGTCATGCGTCCATTTTGCTAAATGCAGTGGAGATTCGAAGAAGACAGGGACCCGACATAAATTCCTTGAAGGGAAAGAAACAAAAACTCGAACAAGTTTCaaatgaaaagggaatacatGTCGTGGATGGAGAATCAAATGATAGAGAAAAGCTTACCGCAACAGAAGCTCTCAAACACGTCCAAGTAGTGCCCGGTGATCCAAGAAAAACCCTCAGGATTGGGTCAGATCTGCCAATAGAAGTGGAGAACACTTTGACAACGTTTCTGCAGCGCAACGTCGATACATTTGCCTGGGATGACGAGCCATTACCAGGGATACCTCCGGAATACGCACTTCATCATCTTAATGTGGGTCCGCAAATGAAACCGATTAAGCAGAAAAAGAGATCTTTTGGCCCAGATAAAAATAAGCACATAGTTGATGAGGTGGAAAAGCTCATAAAGGCCAAATACATCAGGCCTGTTTCGTACCCGGAATGGTTAGCAACTGTTGTGTTGGTTCCAAAGACTGGAGGGAAATGGCGTCTTTGCATAGATTTCACTGATTTAAACAAGGCATGCCCTAAAGATCTTTTCCCATTGCCTCGGATCGATTTGTTGGTCGACTCGACTGCGGGTTGCGAATTGCTCAGTTTCCTGGATGCCCACCAAGGGTACAATCAGATAGGATTAGCCCCAGAAGATCAAGAAAAGACTAGTTTCATCACTGATCGAGGGATCTATTGCTATGAGGTACTGCCATTCGGACTCAAGAATGCGAGAGCTACATACCAGCGATTGGTGAACAAGATGTTTGAGAACTTGATTGGGAAGAATGAATATATAATTATCAAAATACAGTAG